GTTCGTACTTGGCATTTTTGCAGTTCTTGGGATCAACGGCCAGCACGCTGTACTGGTTGAAGAGAGTCTTGTCGCCTTCCACCAGAACTTTCAGTTCGGGGTTGCCGTTCTTGTTGGCGGTGTACTTGATGTAGGTACCGCGGTCGGTCATGATGTAGCCGTCACGTTCTTCAGCAACGGTGATACTTTTGATCATGCCCTGACCGGTCTGGATGTACCATTTTGCTTTATCGGGAACAGCCATGCCGGCGACTTTCCAGAGGGAAATTTCTTTTTTGTTGGTACCGGAGTTGTCACCACGGCTGACAAAAGGAGCCTTGGCATCGGCGATACCTTTCATGGCCTGCACAACGGGGAGACCTTTAACACCAGCGGGATCGGAAGCAGGGCCGATGATTACGAAATCGTTGTACATAACTTCGCGGCGGTCTTTA
This genomic interval from Desulfovibrio sp. JC010 contains the following:
- a CDS encoding substrate-binding domain-containing protein, giving the protein MKKFKVLLLALALVSLLVAPGLVKAETLMMATTTSTDNTGLLDDLAPMFKKDTGIELKWTAVGTGKALKMGQNCDVDVLMVHAPAAEKKYVDMGALKDRREVMYNDFVIIGPASDPAGVKGLPVVQAMKGIADAKAPFVSRGDNSGTNKKEISLWKVAGMAVPDKAKWYIQTGQGMIKSITVAEERDGYIMTDRGTYIKYTANKNGNPELKVLVEGDKTLFNQYSVLAVDPKNCKNAKYELATKFSEWMASPKTQKAIGNFKLLGKKLFIPNAK